The Thermodesulfobacteriota bacterium DNA segment TCGGTCGCGACGCCTTGTAGCCACGCCCGTCTCCACCGCCTCGCTACGGACGCTGATGAGAAATGCGGGTTAAGGGCGCGGGATCAGAGGGCAGACGTGCAGGCCGGGCAGCGCGTCGCCTTGAGCGGGACCGTCGTGCAACACTGCGGGCATTCCTTCGTCGCGGGCGGAGCGGGCGCCTCCGCCTTCTTCATCCGGTTCATCCCCTTGACGACCAGGAACAGCACGAAGGCGACGATCACGAAATCGACGACCGCATTCAGGAAGAGCCCGTAATTGAGCGTGGCGGCGCCGGCCGCCTTCGCCGCCGCGAGGGAGGGGTAGTTCC contains these protein-coding regions:
- the mscL gene encoding large conductance mechanosensitive channel protein MscL, producing the protein MLKEFKEFAMKGNMVDMAVGIVIGAAFGKIVSSLVSDVLMPPIGKMLGNVDFSSLFLNLSDGNYPSLAAAKAAGAATLNYGLFLNAVVDFVIVAFVLFLVVKGMNRMKKAEAPAPPATKECPQCCTTVPLKATRCPACTSAL